Genomic window (Dyadobacter fanqingshengii):
GCGATGCCTGGAATGCGGAAATTGTTTTTGAAAACATTGAAAAACTGGCTGGTTTTGGCATTAAGACGTTTTCACTCGCAGACACAGTTGGCGTGGCAAAAGAAGAAGACATTCATGCTGTATTTTCCCGAATGCTCACATTAAGACCGGATCTTGAATTTGGCGCGCATTTTCATACGACTCCCGATAATTGGAAAGGAAAGGTTTCAGCGGCATATGAAGCAGGTTGCCGCAGATTTGATGGTGCAATATTAGGTTACGGCGGCTGTCCGATGGCGCAGGACGAGCTTGTAGGAAATATGGCAACCGAAAATCTGGTGACGTTCGCAAAATACAAGAAGGAACTGCTCACTCTGGATTTGCAGGCTTTACAAAACGCGCGTGAGCAGTTCCTTCAATTAATATAAATGCTTATTGGCCTGTAAATTTGCGTTTTACAATGGATAACAATGCAGTAACCACTTCTCCATTCACATCCCAAGCATATTTAGACGCATAACGGTGCCAGATCAGATTCTGCGCTTCTTCAAAACTTTTTACCATGTCAAGCTCATAAACAGCTTTATCAAAATGCTCGCTGTTTTTGTCAAAAAGCTGGTTGACAAACATAAAGCGCTGTCCCAATGGAATAGAAGCTGCAATGCTCTCTACTTTTACCGGAACGCTTCCGTATGACTTGTCTTCGTCATGCTTTGGAAGTTCAACCTTATAACGGTTATTAAGCGATTCTTTTTCTGTTGAGCTGGTTTTTGCTATTATTTCGCCAATGACTGCGGAAGCCGGTTCTGCACGAGGCGGTGCAGGTTTAGCGGGCGTATCTAATTCGGTAAAGGCTGAATCAAAAAACGATCTTGACTCATTTCTGCCGCTTGTCGAAGTTGTCTTGCCACTTTCAGAAATTCTGAGATCGGACAAATTCAACGGAAAAATTTCGGAGAACTGCAGCAGGTAAGGATCCAAATCATCGATCAGGTCTGGATTCCCTTTCAATTCATATAACCAGCTCACAGCCTGCGTCTGATACACCGAGTCCGAACCGCTGTCGGTAAGTCGGCCTAACATTGCCTCGGCTAATCCGCGGTGAATGTGGGTGTATTTTACGAGATGCTCGGCTTTTTCATGCGTAAATTCCGCATCCTGCTTTTCCCTTATTTTATCCTCCAGATAGCTTTCAGGCGCAAGCAATAATTTCAGGGCATCTTTCACCGAATCTGACAAAAGTGGTTCAAGATCGGCGCGTTTCACGGCAATGTGTTGAGAAGCCGTGTTCATAAAATCTTCCAGCGCCTGTTTAACCTCCTCATTATCAAAATCAAAGTAAGGACTGCGAAATTGCTGTGCATTGGTTTTCCAGGCTTCAAATAACCTGTTTAAAATCCCAAGGTTAACTTGCCTTACAGGCGTGAGCTTCAATAATCCGGCTCCGGAGATTGTATCCTGGCCTTTGTACACCTCATTTAAAATAGTCGTGGTGAACCTGGCAGCGTATTGGTTGAGTGCAATTGAATTCAAATTATCCGGCATAACGAATAAGAGCTTTTGATAACGGCTGTGTTTAAAAAAAATGTGCTTGATTTGTAAAGATAAAGAAATTTGCCTTTTCAGCAGTCCAGTATTCCGTCAAACATGTTCATAGAACCGTCGCATAGGAAAGAAAATCAGAATCCCAGAATCGGCTGGATCGAAGTGATCTGTGGATCAATGTTTTCCGGAAAGACGGAGGAACTGATCCGCAGACTGAACCGCGCTAAAATAGCCCGGCAACGGATACAAATTTTCAAACCTGCGTTGGATAAACGCTATCACGACGAGAACATTGTTTCACATAACGACAATTCGATCCGCTCCATTCCTGTTCAGACGTCCATCGAAATCATAGATCTGGCCGAAGATTGCGAGGTGGTCGGGCTGGATGAAGCGCAGTTTTTTGATGAAAAAATTGTGGAAGTATGCACATTACTGGCAGATTCGGGTAAGCGGGTGATCGTGGCAGGGCTTGATATGGATTATATGGGCAGACCATTTGGCTGCATGCCGCAATTAATGGCCATTGCCGAATTTGTAACCAAAGTTCACGCCATATGTATGGTCTGCGGGGAAGTGGCTTCACACTCCTACCGACTTTCTCCGTCCAACGAGCGCGTTTTATTGGGTGAAACCGATCTTTACGAGGCGCGATGCCGTCGCTGCTTTAATTTGGGCGAACAAATATGAAAAGCAGGAGCTGGCTTGTTGCGTCCATAGCGCTTAACGCGTTCCTAATCATTTCAATCTGCATTTTCGCCTATATTTATCGTGACAAGATCATGCAGAGATTTGTGGCCATAAAGGGGAACCCAACCATTGTCATGTACGGCAACTCTATCACTGCGCAGGGAAAATGGACCGCATTATTGGATCGCACGGATGTGATGAATATCGGCCTGCCGGGCATGAACACCTATCATTTCCTGCAATTGCTGCCATCACACGTCATTGACCTCCATCCAAAGATATGCTTTGTAAAAGGCGGCATCAATGATATTATTGTCGGCGTTTCTCAGGAACGAATGCAGGCTTACTATGGAGCGATTTTGGATAAAATTTTAGAAAACAAAATAATCCCCGTTGTCACGCTGACTGTCTACGAGCAAAATGACCCCATCAGCAAAATGGAAGTGGATACATTAAACGCTTTCCTGATCAAGTATTGCCGGCAACGCAATGTCGATTACATTAACTTGAATCATTTCATTTCAGATTCAACAGGCCTAAAAGCTGAGTATGCCGTCGACAAGACACATTTAAATGAGCATGCTTACGAGATTTGGGCGAGGGAAATCAAGAAAGTGCTTGAAAAGAAAGGAATTTGAAATAAATGCTTAAACACAAAAACGGCTGCTTCTTGCGAGGCAGCCGTTTTTGCTATGCTATATTAAATCCTAAACATTCACCTGGTTCATCACCTCAGTTTGTTTGCGGATCGATTCCATGTGAACAAGTTTGAAAAGCTCGTCAACAAGGTTCGGATACAAATTCATGCTTTTGCCCCATCCTGCACGTGTTTCCAAAACTTCGCGGAAACGGTCAACCTGGTAAGCGGCAACATTATTATCGCGTTTGTATTCAGCCAATTTCTCAACCAAAGCCATACGATTTGCCAATGTTTCAAGCATTTCACGGTCCAGGTTATCAATTTTGCTACGGATAATTTCCAATTGAGATTGGTAATCACTGCCGTAAGACTCTTTACGAACGTGCAGATCGTGCAACATTTGTCCAAGCGCCGCTGGTGTCAACTGCTGTGCAGCATCAGACCATGCCTTGTCTGGCTCACGGTGAGATTCGATGATCAGACCATCATAGTGCAAATCCAAGGCACGTTGTGCCAATTCATATAAGTAAGCACGTTTTCCTGCCATGTGGCTTGGATCACCGATAACCGGCAACTCAGGGAAAAGTGTTTTTAATTCGATAGCAATGTTCCACATTGGGGAGTTACGGAACTTCGTTTCCTGTGCATTAGAAAATCCGCGGTGGATAGCACCCAGTTTCCTCACGCCAGCCTGGTTCAAACGCTCCAAAGCACCAATCCACAATTGCAGATCCGGGTTTACAGGGTTTTTTACCAAAACAGGAACATCAATGCCTTTCAATGCATCCGCAAGTTCCTGAACATTGAATGGGTTCACAGTTGTACGCGCCCCGATCCAAAGGATATCCACACCATATTTCAATGCTAATTCGATGTGCTGAGGGTTTGCAACCTCAACAGCAACGGGCATTCCGGTTTGTTTCTTTACTTCCTGTAACCAGGGTAAAGCAGCTTCTCCCATGCCTTCAAAACTTCCTGGACGAGTCCTCGGTTTCCAAATTCCCGCACGGATTACGTGCGCAAATCCTTCCTCTTTGATCTGGATTGCGGTTTCTAACATTTGTTCCTCGGTCTCTGCGCTGCAAGGTCCGGCGATTACCAAAGGCTTACCTTCGGTATTGATCCAACTGCTTAACGGAAGGATATCTAAAGAAGCATTCATATTCAAAAACTTGTCCTTAATAAATAATGATAATTGTAATATTTTGATCCGGCGTTATGCGTATTTCTGGGATTGACGTACATTTGATATCACATAAGTCAATCAACTTCTTAATGCGTACTACTTTCTTCCAGTGATTTTAAGCAAATACATTAAATTTTCACTCAGGAAAAACGTATAAATAAAAAAATGGCATATCCTTCTCCAAAAGACGAAATACCTGTATTTTTTGAAGATACTTCCGTAGCATTTGCATCAAAATCCGACGCTAAACTGCGGAAAACTTACTGGTTATTCAACCTCATGAATCAGGCTCGAGTGGTAAATTTAGGCACTTTTTTTATAAAGCTTGCACTAAAACTTCACTTACCTATAAAAAATGTTATCCGGCTTACCATTTTTGAACAATTCTGTGGCGGTGAGACGATTAGGGATTGCGACCCAACCATTTCATTACTCGGCCAGTCGGGCATTGGAACCATCCTGGATTACTCTGTTGAAGGCGAAGATAACGAAGCAAGCTTCGACGCTACAACGAACGAAATACTCAAGACCATTGACAAGGCGGCGTCCTCTAAAACAATTCCATTCTCCGTATTTAAAGTGACGGGCGTTGCTTCGGCCGATTTGCTTGAAAAAATCCAGCGCAATGAGGAGCTTACCAGTGATGAAGAGGCTTCCTATGCACGCATTCAGGAGCGTGTGGAAAGATTGTGCAAGCACGCGCATGATCAGAATGTACGGATTTTTGTTGACGCGGAAGAAAGCTGGATCCAGGGGATTATTGATGATCTCACTTATCAGATGATGCAAAAGTTCAACCGGGAAAGAGCCATTGTCTACAACACTTACCAACTTTACAGGCACGAAACGCTGGAAGCATTTAAAACTGCTTATCTGACTGCCAGGCAAAGAGGTTATTTCCTTGGTGGAAAGCTTGTTAGGGGTGCTTATATGGAAAAAGAGAGGCTGCGGGCAAGGGAAAACGAATATTTCAATCCGATCCACGTTTCAAAAGACGCAACAGATCAGGATTATAACCTGGCCATCGATTTCAGCCTGGAACACATTGAGCATATTTCCATTTGTCTCGGCACCCACAATGAATACAGCTCGCAATATTGTGCCGCCAAGATGAAGAAACTGAGCCTGAGCCATAATGATGACCGGATCTGGTTTGCGCAATTGCTGGGAATGAGCGACAACATTTCTTTCAATCTGGCAAAGGCAGGATACAATGTCGCCAAATATGTTCCTTATGGCCCGATTGATGCGGTTTTGCCGTATTTGATCCGTCGCGCTGAGGAGAATACGTCTATTGC
Coding sequences:
- a CDS encoding thymidine kinase; amino-acid sequence: MFIEPSHRKENQNPRIGWIEVICGSMFSGKTEELIRRLNRAKIARQRIQIFKPALDKRYHDENIVSHNDNSIRSIPVQTSIEIIDLAEDCEVVGLDEAQFFDEKIVEVCTLLADSGKRVIVAGLDMDYMGRPFGCMPQLMAIAEFVTKVHAICMVCGEVASHSYRLSPSNERVLLGETDLYEARCRRCFNLGEQI
- a CDS encoding SGNH/GDSL hydrolase family protein; protein product: MKSRSWLVASIALNAFLIISICIFAYIYRDKIMQRFVAIKGNPTIVMYGNSITAQGKWTALLDRTDVMNIGLPGMNTYHFLQLLPSHVIDLHPKICFVKGGINDIIVGVSQERMQAYYGAILDKILENKIIPVVTLTVYEQNDPISKMEVDTLNAFLIKYCRQRNVDYINLNHFISDSTGLKAEYAVDKTHLNEHAYEIWAREIKKVLEKKGI
- a CDS encoding chorismate mutase, which codes for MNASLDILPLSSWINTEGKPLVIAGPCSAETEEQMLETAIQIKEEGFAHVIRAGIWKPRTRPGSFEGMGEAALPWLQEVKKQTGMPVAVEVANPQHIELALKYGVDILWIGARTTVNPFNVQELADALKGIDVPVLVKNPVNPDLQLWIGALERLNQAGVRKLGAIHRGFSNAQETKFRNSPMWNIAIELKTLFPELPVIGDPSHMAGKRAYLYELAQRALDLHYDGLIIESHREPDKAWSDAAQQLTPAALGQMLHDLHVRKESYGSDYQSQLEIIRSKIDNLDREMLETLANRMALVEKLAEYKRDNNVAAYQVDRFREVLETRAGWGKSMNLYPNLVDELFKLVHMESIRKQTEVMNQVNV
- a CDS encoding proline dehydrogenase family protein, with product MAYPSPKDEIPVFFEDTSVAFASKSDAKLRKTYWLFNLMNQARVVNLGTFFIKLALKLHLPIKNVIRLTIFEQFCGGETIRDCDPTISLLGQSGIGTILDYSVEGEDNEASFDATTNEILKTIDKAASSKTIPFSVFKVTGVASADLLEKIQRNEELTSDEEASYARIQERVERLCKHAHDQNVRIFVDAEESWIQGIIDDLTYQMMQKFNRERAIVYNTYQLYRHETLEAFKTAYLTARQRGYFLGGKLVRGAYMEKERLRARENEYFNPIHVSKDATDQDYNLAIDFSLEHIEHISICLGTHNEYSSQYCAAKMKKLSLSHNDDRIWFAQLLGMSDNISFNLAKAGYNVAKYVPYGPIDAVLPYLIRRAEENTSIAGQSSREFLLVKSELKRRGIGSL